In Bacillus cereus ATCC 14579, a single window of DNA contains:
- a CDS encoding tetratricopeptide repeat protein: MGKNQRIYKENGQVISFNQLADFFYKKGMRAYKGQKLQDAIKYFRRAAQSEKEPFILCQLATVLSEAGEYQESNQTFLKLVRSNPELEQCYYFIANNYAYMGLFQQAKKYADRYLEVAKEKEFVEDTLELLEIMEEEAMGAEEIEDEDDLIVMQEEANRYIRNGQLEEAIATLEIVTKDYPEFWSGHNNLAIAHFQSGNVDKALKLTEMILEKNPGNIHALCNTLIFLYSIGEHKQVEALAGQLVSVYPISFEHRLKLGTTLATIGYFEHAYKWFKLLKRQGYEGDVSFYYWFAYSAYMVKDQQLAEKMWQYVVELHPDKKGKEPWNALNLADEGQNVLFEELRKSFQQSATLEEQMLALYLMNELSTPEKVGFFFDITQAKNGVPIVSQLAKYFFLLNSHKSIPADLQQFEQCARIADALYNYTKKDDELIEECLHFWFCTFIRLYTSGDIFTNVYGWSAAIEYIVRGEQGNKMTQSELGDVYNVSVATVRKYVQAVKRTHT; this comes from the coding sequence ATGGGGAAAAATCAAAGGATATATAAGGAGAACGGACAAGTTATCTCTTTTAATCAATTAGCGGACTTCTTTTATAAAAAAGGGATGAGAGCTTACAAAGGACAAAAATTGCAAGATGCAATTAAATATTTTCGAAGAGCGGCACAAAGTGAGAAGGAGCCGTTTATTTTATGTCAATTAGCAACAGTATTATCTGAGGCTGGTGAATATCAAGAGTCGAATCAAACCTTCTTAAAGTTAGTTAGATCTAATCCTGAACTTGAACAGTGCTATTATTTTATTGCAAATAATTATGCATATATGGGGTTATTTCAACAGGCGAAGAAATATGCGGATCGCTATTTAGAAGTTGCAAAAGAGAAGGAATTCGTAGAAGATACATTAGAACTTCTAGAGATTATGGAAGAAGAAGCAATGGGTGCGGAAGAGATTGAAGATGAAGATGATTTAATTGTTATGCAGGAAGAAGCGAATCGTTATATTCGTAATGGACAATTAGAAGAAGCAATTGCTACATTAGAAATTGTTACGAAAGATTATCCGGAATTTTGGTCAGGTCATAATAATTTAGCCATTGCACATTTTCAATCGGGTAATGTAGACAAAGCGCTGAAGTTAACAGAAATGATTTTAGAGAAAAATCCTGGTAATATACATGCGCTTTGTAATACACTTATTTTTCTATATTCAATTGGAGAGCATAAACAAGTAGAAGCATTAGCGGGACAGCTAGTTTCAGTATATCCAATTTCATTTGAACATCGTTTGAAACTGGGAACTACACTTGCAACAATTGGTTATTTCGAGCATGCATATAAATGGTTCAAACTATTAAAGCGTCAAGGATATGAGGGAGACGTTAGTTTTTATTATTGGTTTGCATATTCTGCTTATATGGTGAAAGATCAGCAACTAGCTGAAAAAATGTGGCAATATGTCGTGGAATTGCATCCTGATAAAAAGGGAAAAGAACCGTGGAATGCGCTGAATTTAGCAGATGAAGGACAAAACGTGTTATTTGAAGAATTACGAAAATCATTTCAGCAAAGTGCGACGCTAGAAGAACAAATGCTAGCTTTATATTTAATGAATGAATTGTCAACGCCGGAGAAGGTGGGATTCTTCTTTGATATAACGCAAGCGAAGAACGGTGTTCCCATCGTATCACAACTTGCAAAGTACTTCTTTTTACTTAATAGTCATAAGAGTATTCCAGCTGATTTACAGCAATTTGAGCAGTGCGCGAGAATCGCGGATGCATTATACAATTATACGAAAAAAGATGATGAATTAATTGAAGAGTGTTTACACTTTTGGTTTTGTACGTTCATACGTTTATATACATCTGGAGACATATTTACAAATGTGTACGGCTGGTCAGCTGCGATTGAATACATTGTACGCGGCGAACAAGGAAATAAAATGACACAGTCGGAGCTTGGAGATGTATATAATGTATCTGTAGCGACTGTCCGAAAGTATGTGCAAGCTGTTAAGCGTACGCACACATAA
- a CDS encoding acyltransferase encodes MRRTTRYPVSGENSLWNVYKTVSFWKVMKNFIIIQIARYTPCLSVKNWLYRTFLRMKVGKKTSFALMVMPDIMFPEKITVGENSIIGYNTTLLAHEYLIREYRLGEIVIGNEVMIGANVTILPGVKIGDGATVSAGTLVHRDVPSGAFVGGNPMRIIYTKEQMTAREGSW; translated from the coding sequence GTGCGACGGACAACGCGCTATCCTGTTTCAGGAGAAAATTCATTATGGAATGTGTATAAAACAGTGTCTTTTTGGAAGGTAATGAAAAACTTTATTATTATCCAAATTGCACGTTACACGCCATGTTTATCTGTGAAGAATTGGTTGTACCGCACTTTTTTACGGATGAAAGTAGGAAAGAAAACATCATTTGCGCTTATGGTAATGCCGGATATTATGTTCCCAGAAAAGATAACTGTGGGAGAGAATTCGATTATTGGCTATAACACAACGCTTTTAGCACATGAATATTTAATTCGTGAATATCGACTTGGAGAAATCGTCATTGGAAATGAAGTGATGATTGGAGCGAATGTAACAATATTACCAGGTGTGAAAATTGGAGACGGTGCGACTGTTTCAGCTGGCACACTTGTTCATAGAGATGTACCGAGCGGTGCTTTCGTAGGTGGAAATCCAATGCGTATTATTTATACGAAAGAGCAAATGACCGCCAGAGAAGGTTCATGGTGA